In Scatophagus argus isolate fScaArg1 chromosome 5, fScaArg1.pri, whole genome shotgun sequence, a genomic segment contains:
- the nkapd1 gene encoding NKAP domain containing 1 codes for MSKQPLGKTLLRNVIRQTGAHNKIQEETEMWKMRSWEVQMSQCKQSSNTESVRGRLHCDRVPDQGRDLSQSRVSEHDDRETRYWTRKLYEFEANDPDRWGHSGFKELYPEEFQNDGERNSGRKKIARHKTSKSDKSKSDTEASLSKRSKKCSRKKKKKKKDEDRRRKKADCSSSGDDSSTTKDKQRRKRTKSRHKNKKNAKARRREEDSSPGDSNDDEDRERRTRSRKRRKQDSPRDSDSGPNLKKKRRKNWKAADEESSHDSSGD; via the exons ATGTCAAAGCAGCCGCTGGGAAAGACACTTTTGAGGAATGTAATCCGCCAAACAGGTGCCCACAACAAG ATCCAGGAGGAGACGGAGATGTGGAAAATGCGAAGCTGGGAGGTCCAAATGTCCCAGTGCAAACAATCGTCCAACACAGAGAGTGTGAG GGGGCGATTGCACTGTGATCGAGTGCCAGATCAAGGCAGGGACCTGAGTCAGAGCAGAGTCTCAGAACATGACGACAGAGAGACTCGTTACTGGACTCGCAAACTGTATGAATTTGAGGCCAATGATCCTGACAG GTGGGGACACAGTGGCTTCAAGGAGCTTTATCCAGAGGAGTTTCAAAATGACGG tgaAAGGAACAGCGGCAGAAAGAAGATTGCACGCCACAAAACGTCCAAGTCTGACAAGTCCAAGTCTGACACAGAAGCAAGCTTATCAAAACGATCAAAAAAATGCtccagaaaaaagaaaaagaagaagaaagatgagGACAGAAGGCGTAAGAAAGCGGACTGCTCGAGCAGCGGTGATGACAGCAGCACGACCAAagacaagcagaggaggaaaaggactAAAAGCCgacataaaaacaagaaaaatgcaaaagccagaaggagagaagaggacagcaGCCCAGGGGacagtaatgatgatgaagacagggagagaaggaCTCGCAGTCGCAAAAGGCGAAAGCAGGACTCCCCCAGAGACTCGGACTCGGGGCCGAACttaaaaaagaagaggaggaaaaactggAAAGCAGCAGATGAGGAGAGCTCACACGATAGTTCTGGAGACTAA